A DNA window from Altererythrobacter sp. B11 contains the following coding sequences:
- a CDS encoding NAD(P) transhydrogenase subunit alpha, giving the protein MDFISILSIFVMACFVGYYVVWSVTPALHTPLMAVTNAISSVIVVGALIAAAAAGVPGAKWLGLAAVVLASVNIFGGFAVTARMLAMYKKKERK; this is encoded by the coding sequence ATGGACTTCATCAGCATCCTGTCGATCTTCGTGATGGCCTGCTTCGTGGGCTATTATGTCGTGTGGTCGGTCACGCCGGCGCTGCACACCCCGCTGATGGCGGTCACCAATGCAATTTCCTCGGTCATCGTCGTCGGCGCGCTGATTGCCGCGGCGGCCGCCGGCGTGCCGGGGGCAAAATGGCTGGGGCTGGCGGCGGTGGTGCTGGCGAGCGTCAACATCTTCGGCGGCTTCGCCGTCACTGCCCGGATGCTGGCGATGTACAAGAAGAAGGAGCGCAAGTGA
- a CDS encoding NAD(P) transhydrogenase subunit alpha — translation MKIAVLKETAAGERRVAATPETLKKFIGLGADVAVESGAGLSASVADSAFADAGATLGTAAAVVKDADIVLAVQAPDPSALAGVRAGAWVAALFDPFAQGERVRAYADAGLEALSMELMPRITRAQSMDVLSSQSNLSGYKAVLAAANTYGRAFPMMMTAAGTVSAARVFVMGVGVAGLQAIATAKRLGAQVSATDVRSATKEQIQSLGAKPIFVESVAGIEGEGSGGYATEMSEEYQKAQAELVSAHIAKQDIVITTALIPGRAAPRLITDTQVASMRPGSVIFDLAAAQGGNVEGSVADQLVERHGVTIMGYANTPSHLAADASALFARNLFNFLSAFWDKEQGRPVLDEEIGSAVRLTQGGKVVNERLAG, via the coding sequence ATGAAGATCGCGGTCCTCAAGGAAACGGCAGCGGGGGAGCGCCGCGTGGCAGCCACCCCCGAAACCTTGAAGAAATTCATCGGCCTCGGCGCCGATGTGGCCGTGGAAAGCGGGGCGGGCCTCTCCGCCTCGGTTGCCGATTCGGCCTTTGCCGATGCGGGTGCGACGCTTGGCACCGCGGCCGCGGTGGTGAAGGACGCCGACATCGTGCTCGCCGTGCAGGCGCCCGATCCTTCGGCGCTGGCGGGCGTGCGCGCCGGCGCATGGGTGGCTGCGCTGTTCGATCCCTTCGCACAGGGGGAGCGGGTGCGCGCCTATGCCGATGCGGGGCTCGAAGCGCTGTCGATGGAGCTGATGCCGCGCATCACCCGGGCGCAGAGCATGGATGTGCTCTCGAGCCAGTCTAACCTGTCCGGCTACAAGGCCGTGCTGGCCGCCGCCAATACCTATGGCCGCGCTTTTCCGATGATGATGACGGCAGCGGGCACCGTGTCCGCCGCCCGCGTTTTCGTGATGGGCGTGGGTGTCGCGGGCTTGCAGGCGATTGCCACGGCCAAGCGGCTGGGTGCGCAGGTTTCGGCCACCGATGTGCGCAGCGCCACGAAGGAGCAGATCCAGTCGCTCGGCGCCAAGCCGATCTTCGTCGAAAGCGTGGCCGGGATCGAGGGTGAGGGCAGCGGCGGTTATGCCACCGAAATGAGCGAGGAATACCAGAAGGCCCAGGCCGAGCTGGTGTCCGCCCACATCGCCAAGCAGGATATCGTCATCACCACCGCGCTGATCCCCGGCCGGGCGGCGCCGCGCCTGATCACGGACACGCAGGTGGCCTCCATGCGGCCCGGTAGCGTGATCTTCGATCTTGCGGCGGCGCAGGGCGGCAATGTGGAAGGCTCCGTGGCGGACCAGCTGGTGGAGCGGCATGGCGTCACCATCATGGGCTATGCCAACACGCCCAGCCATCTGGCCGCCGATGCAAGCGCGCTGTTCGCACGCAATCTGTTCAACTTCCTCTCCGCCTTCTGGGACAAGGAGCAGGGCCGCCCCGTGCTCGACGAGGAGATCGGCAGCGCCGTTCGCCTGACCCAGGGCGGCAAGGTGGTGAACGAAAGGCTGGCGGGATGA
- a CDS encoding aa3-type cytochrome c oxidase subunit IV — protein sequence MKTYEGFVGMIKWAVPVIVVIVAIVVYLIA from the coding sequence ATGAAGACGTATGAGGGCTTCGTCGGGATGATCAAGTGGGCCGTCCCGGTCATCGTGGTGATCGTGGCCATCGTAGTCTATTTGATCGCCTGA